From Phyllopteryx taeniolatus isolate TA_2022b chromosome 18, UOR_Ptae_1.2, whole genome shotgun sequence, the proteins below share one genomic window:
- the LOC133468290 gene encoding G-protein coupled receptor 6 produces MNESANESAWGEAPAWAEAERNGSLWPGAPPPSAINPWDVMLCVSGTAIACENAIVVAIIFYTPALRTPMFVLVGSLATADLLAGAGLVLNFVFQYALSSQTASLVTVGFLVASFTASVISLLAITVDRYFSLYNALTYFSEKTLRWVHAMLLATWGVSLLLGLLPVLGWNCLERPASCSIVWPLTRANLTLLAAAFLVIFALMLTLYFKICKIVCRHAHQIALQQHFFATSHYVATKKGVSTLAIVLGTFGASWLPFAIYCLVGQREYPPVYTYATLLPATYNSMINPIIYAYRNAEIQRSIYMLLCGCFRADAAYRSRSPSEV; encoded by the coding sequence ATGAACGAGTCGGCGAACGAGTCTGCGTGGGGCGAGGCGCCGGCGTGGGCGGAGGCGGAGCGCAACGGCTCGCTGTGGCCCGGCGCCCCCCCGCCCTCGGCCATCAACCCGTGGGACGTCATGCTGTGCGTGTCGGGCACGGCCATCGCCTGCGAGAACGCCATCGTGGTGGCCATCATCTTCTACACGCCGGCGCTCAGGACTCCCATGTTCGTGCTGGTCGGCAGCCTGGCCACGGCCGACCTGCTGGCCGGCGCGGGGCTGGTCCTCAACTTCGTCTTTCAGTACGCGCTCTCCTCGCAGACGGCCAGCCTGGTGACGGTGGGCTTCCTGGTGGCGTCCTTCACAGCGTCCGTCATCAGCCTGCTGGCCATCACGGTGGACCGCTACTTCTCGCTGTACAACGCGCTGACGTACTTCTCGGAGAAGACGCTGCGCTGGGTGCACGCCATGCTGCTGGCCACCTGGGGCGTGTCCCTGCTGCTGGGCCTGCTGCCCGTGCTGGGCTGGAACTGCCTGGAGCGGCCGGCGTCGTGCAGCATCGTGTGGCCGCTGACGCGCGCCAACCTGACTCTGCTGGCCGCCGCCTTCTTGGTCATCTTCGCGCTCATGCTGACGCTCTACTTCAAGATCTGCAAGATCGTGTGCCGCCACGCCCACCAGATCGCCCTGCAGCAGCACTTCTTCGCCACCTCGCACTACGTGGCCACCAAGAAGGGCGTGTCCACCCTGGCCATCGTCCTGGGGACCTTCGGCGCCAGCTGGCTGCCCTTTGCCATCTACTGCCTGGTGGGGCAGCGGGAGTACCCGCCGGTGTACACGTACGCCACGCTGCTGCCCGCCACCTACAACTCCATGATCAACCCCATCATCTACGCCTACAGGAACGCCGAGATCCAGCGCTCCATCTACATGCTCCTGTGCGGCTGCTTTCGGGCCGACGCCGCCTACCGCTCCAGGTCGCCCAGCGAAGTGTGA